In a genomic window of Penaeus monodon isolate SGIC_2016 unplaced genomic scaffold, NSTDA_Pmon_1 PmonScaffold_510, whole genome shotgun sequence:
- the LOC119571102 gene encoding LOW QUALITY PROTEIN: sphingomyelin phosphodiesterase-like (The sequence of the model RefSeq protein was modified relative to this genomic sequence to represent the inferred CDS: inserted 2 bases in 2 codons): protein MKKSGNRGENPMLQVWGITGSFVHFHRSFWLMGCPLGKFCNDPRKCLRPEFTRPLSRPPAGDPQIPKKVAQRKMLSNLSSTGSCPKPPPDGPKGVCRGMFVGFGCDTDNPERVWDVTLPDAPKPPVTEPALPQPGSPVMKILHLADTHFDPFYKPGSNAECGEKYFCCRRSAGVVETPEAAAGYWGDYRNCDAPRWLLEAIFSILPSTNIINQDLDLILWTGDLIPHNVWNTSREGNLDIIRQTVQMVKEYFPDTPVFPAIGNHESHPVNAFPQPYIENEFDISWLYDEISAXWATWLXADVAASVTYSAFYSTLIKPGLRILSINTITATALLVRISPSFRSSKMLVRFSTKGFISRMSERRWIVYDDVDPASELGWMAQELQKAEDAGEKVYIISHIPPGHDDCSKTWSHQYNRIVY, encoded by the exons atga AGAAGTCAGGGAatcggggggaaaaccccatgcTGCAGGTGTGGGGGATCACAGGATCCTTCGTTCACTTCCACCGTAGTTTTTG GCTCATGGGGtgccctttggggaaattttgcaaCGACCCCAGAAAATGCCTTCGCCCGGAGTTCACAAGGCCCCTTTCCCGACCCCCAGCAGGTGacccccaaatccccaaaaaggTTGCCCAGCGTAAAATGCTGTCTAA CCTCAGCTCTACTGGGTCCTGTCCCAAACCCCCACCTGACGGGCCAAAGGGCGTTTGCCGGGGGATGTTCGTCGGCTTCGGCTGCGACACGGACAACCCAGAGCGGGTCTGGGACGTCACGCTGCCGGACGCGCCCAAACCGCCTGTGACCGAGCCTGCGCTGCCACAG CCTGGCAGCCCCGTGATGAAAATCCTGCATTTGGCCGACACGCACTTCGACCCTTTCTACAAGCCCGGGAGCAATGCTGAGTGCGGCGAGAAGTACTTCTGCTGCAGGAGGA GCGCAGGCGTCGTCGAGACTCCCGAGGCCGCAGCCGGTTACTGGGGCGACTACCGCAACTGCGACGCACCTCGCTGGCTTCTGGAGGCGATTTTCTCCATATTA CCGTCGACCAACATTATTAACCAGGACCTGGACCTGATTCTGTGGACCGGAGACCTGATTCCTCACAACGTCTGGAACACGAGCCGCGAGGGCAACCTGGACATCATCCGCCAGACGGTCCAAATGGTCAAGGAGTACTTCCCCGACACCCCGGTCTTCCCGGCCATCGGCAACCACGAGTCCCACCCGGTCAACGC TTTCCCTCAACCGTACATCGAGAACGAATTCGACATCTCTTGGCTGTACGACGAGATCTCGG CGTGGGCGACGTGGC CGGCGGACGTCGCAGCCAGCGTCACCTACTCCGCCTTCTACTCCACGCTCATCAAGCCAGGGCTCAGGATCCTCTCAATCAACACCATTACTGCTACGGCTTTACTGGTGAGGATTTCACCTAGCTTTCGCAGTAGCAAAATGCTGGTCAGATTTTCCACGAAAGGGTTTATATCTCGAATGTCCGAAAGACG GTGGATTGTGTACGACGATGTGGATCCAGCCTCGGAGCTCGGGTGGATGGCGCAGGAGCTGCAGAAGGCGGAGGACGCCGGGGAGAAGGTTTACATCATTAGCCACATCCCGCCCGGCCACGACGACTGCTCCAAGACGTGGAGCCACCAGTACAACCGGATCGTGTACAG